A window of Babesia microti strain RI chromosome III, complete genome contains these coding sequences:
- a CDS encoding BMN2 family protein (overlaps_old_locusTagID:BBM_III04855) has translation MTVTTIALTVSIVSYIHGSPSNGLYESNLFYTEGYGKYLTSPTKIKTIEFGGYKFEFDDDTLPVTSITKIDVITYDDKPILFEFISDKDRPYRRFYYYTLDSKTNKLYNYVTAETGYNVEDSSGLKYYTELSKSGINDVLQDLDKNIDESNIEHLKTSYVTKGLNIAIEVYSNRVVEQIKSIKVVTPVELFDYKTEVPIESVDHESRDNSLAEVEEDGKAVQVGTQPVYEVNDGAHNPSAQVLSQNNIIETLDDKSKVTHLRNAGSEKIRV, from the coding sequence atgaCAGTAACAACTATCGCATTGACTGTTTCAATCGtatcatatatacatgGTTCTCCATCAAATGGCCTCTATGAATCTAACCTTTTTTACACGGAAGGTTAtggcaaatatttgacTAGTCCGACTAAGATAAAGacaattgaatttggaGGTTATAAATTCGAGTTTGATGATGATACATTGCCTGTAACATCTATAACAAAAATCGATGTAATAACATATGATGATAAACCgattttatttgaatttatttcaGATAAGGATCGTCCATACAGAAGATTTTACTACTATACTTTGGATAGtaaaactaataaattatataattatgtcaCTGCAGAAACTGGATATAATGTTGAGGATTCGAGTGGTCTAAAATACTACACTGAATTAAGTAAATCGGGAATAAATGATGTTTTACAAGATTTGGATAAAAACATTGATGAAAGTAATATCGAGCATTTGAAGACATCATATGTAACAAAAGGATTAAATATTGCGATTGAAGTTTATTCAAACAGAGTCgttgaacaaattaaatcGATAAAGGTAGTTACTCCAGTTGAATTATTCGATTATAAAACTGAAGTTCCAATTGAGTCTGTAGATCATGAATCGCGTGATAATTCATTGGCCGAAGTAGAGGAGGATGGAAAAGCTGTACAAGTTGGGACTCAACCTGTGTATGAGGTAAATGATGGTGCTCATAACCCATCTGCACAAGTGTTATCACagaataatattattgagACCTTGGATGATAAATCTAAAGTTACTCATTTGAGAAATGCTGGCAGTGAGAAAATTCGTGTTTAA